The Candidatus Defluviibacterium haderslevense DNA window TTCCTTCTAAATCACATGTTGAACGTACAGCAATACTTAAAGCACCCACAGCTGTGATTCATAAATCAATTGCAGATTTACACCAGTGGCCGAATTGGTCGCCATGGATAAGAATGGATACAAATATTGTGCTTGAATATCAAAATAATCTGGTAGGGAAGGGAGCCAGTTATTCCTGGAAAAGTAAAATAGTAGGGAATGGCAAATTAGAAATCATTGAAGATAGTCCGGAATTCATTAAAGCGAAAATGGATTTTGATGGAATGGGAATTTCATTTGGGACATACACATTGAAAAACGAAGGAGAGGGAACAAAAGTTACCTGGAGTATGGATTCAGAAGGTGAAGGGATGCCTTTTTATTTTAAGCCAATAAGTAAATATTTCAATTTAATGATGGACAAAATGATTGGTCCTGACTTTGAAAAAGGTCTTCAAACTCTTGATGAATATAGTCTGCAAATGGCTAAACTATCAAGTGGCTCTGTATTAAGTGTAGAAGAAATGACTAGTAAAAATATGATTCTAGCCCAGATGATTGGAACTTGTTCACCTAATGAGATAGGCGCCAAACTTGGAGAGATGTATGGTGCAATTAATGAGAAAATTACTCCTGAACAAATCAAGGTCGTTGGGATGCCATTAGCTAGTTATCCAGAATTTGATCCTACAGCAAAGTTGGTAAGAGTACTAGCAATGTTGCCAGTTGACAAAAAATGTAAGTCATTAAAGGAAAGTGAGGTTTATTGTTTTGAAATTATAGGTCAAAAATTAATAAAAGCAGTCTTCCAGGGACCTTATGAAAACAGCAAAATGGCATATGATGCTATAGAAGCTTACATAAAAGAAAAAGGATACGAAACCAATGGACAGCCCTACGAAGAATATGCAAATGACCCAATGGAAGTAAAGGATCCAAATTTGTTTCTTACTAATGTATATTGGCCATACAAGTAATCTGGATTTAATCTTTTAATTTAAGTTGATTTAATTAGGAATTGCTAGCTTAATGACGTAATTGTTATTACGGTAATTATGCCTTAGAGGCATGTCTTTTATTGTATGCTATCCAGGATTGCAATCCGCCAGAATGTAGAAAATAGATATCGCCTGTTTGTGGATAATACTGTAAAAATTCAGTGAAAGCCATCATTAACCGACCTGTATAAATGGGATCTAATAGTATGCTTGTATGGTCATAAAATGAGGTTATAAAAGCAAGTAGTTTTTTATTAAATCCTCCAAATGCAACTTGAATTGATTCTTCGAGAATTATAATGCGGTTTGAAGGATCTAAATGCACTTTGCTTTTGACAGGAGATAAGCAGGCTAATTTTACATGTTGAGTTTGATTTAATATGGCATTTAGTGTGGTGCCTGATCCGTAAGCGATTGCAATGATGTTGTTTTTATGATCAAAATCTTTTGGAAATTCGGCTAATAATTTTGCAATACCCAAATCAGCAGATGGTCCGATTCCTCCTTCTCCAATCCAATAGGTATTGTTTTTTGCCATTGATTCTCCAATGGTTTCTTTTTGAGATCGGGAAATCAAATTTAATTTGGCATTCCAAAGTAAGGCATCTTGCATGGTTGGTGACAAATTATTTTCTGGATGTCCGTAGATGTATAGTTCACAGGGAATCTTAAGTTGGTTGCATGTCCAGGCTAATGCATGAAGATGATTAGAATGAGCGCCACCAATACTCGATATATTAGTGTAGGTTGATTTTAGATAATGCAATAAATGGCCCTCTAGTTTGCGCCATTTATTTCCACTGACCACAAGATGTATCAGGTCATCTCGCTTTATACGAATGCGAAGATCTTGATAAATAATTTCTTCACATGGACTGGGTAAAATAAATTGTGTAAGTAAATAGTTGAAGTCCATATCTTGCTACTAACTTTCACCCAACCACTTAATGGGTTTTAAAAGATTGTGTGGTCTAAGAATTGATTTAACTACAACATTTTTTTTGATGTGGTCTATAGCTTCTGAGATATCGTCCGTTACTAAAATCATATCCTTGTCTTTTTCGGCAATGGTACCTTTGATGACCAAATCTTCAATAAAAGCAACCAGATGTCTGTGAAAAGATTTTCCAAAGAGGATGATTGGAAATCCGGTGATTTTGCCTGTTTGTATTAAGGTAAGGGCTTCAAAAAATTCATCCATAGTGCCAAATCCTCCCGGCATGACCACAAATGCATAGGAGTATTTAATTAACATGGTTTTTCTGGTGAAAAAATAATCCATATCTACATGTCGATCTAAATAGGGGTTCGGTAGTTGTTCATTGGGTAAAACGATATTGCAACCTACGCTTCTTCCGCCCACTTCCCTGGCCCCTTTATTGGCGGCTTCCATGATTCCCGGACCACCACCGGTCATTATAGTAAAACCTAGTTTTGCAATTTCAGCAGCAAGGTCTTCCGTTATCTTATAATACATGTGTTCTTTGCTGAATCGAGCAGAACCAAAGATGGTAACACAGGGGCCAACAAAATGTAATCCCCGAATTCCTTTGAATAAGTCCCAGAAGACATCAAGCATATATTTGAATTCTTCCCATCTGTTTAATGGTCCCTCTAAAAAATGGATATCACCTTTTTTCTTTGACATGAGTTAATCAAATTTGAACTGCAAGATTAGAAAAAAACATTCATATTAGACTTTTTTTATATTTTACGTCCTTAAGCTAAAACCAATTCATGAGCCTCAATCAAAACTTAACTTCGAAAGACATAAATCTTGTTTCTCAAATGGCGGAAAACCTTATTCCATCAGAAATCATTAAGCTTGGTAACGAAATTAATGCAAGAAAAAGCAAGGGAGAGCAGATCTATAATTTAACGATTGGGGATTTTGATCCTCAATTATTTCCTATACCTGTTGATTTGCGTGATTTTATTATTCAGGCTTATATGGATGGGCATACCAACTATCCTGCTGCTAATGGAGTTCAGGAATTGCGAAATGTATTGTCCAAAACTTTAAAAGAACAATTAGATCTGTCTTACTCGTCTGAGGAAATTCTGATATCAGGTGGATCCAGACCTTTGATTTATGCTGTTTACCAAACGATTTTGGATCCGGGAGATAAGGTCATCTATGCAGTTCCTTCATGGAATAATAATCATTATTGTCATTTAAATCATGCAGCTAAAATTGAACTCGAAGTTGGGCCGGAACAAAATTTTATGCCAAGGGCAGAAGATATAAAGCCTTTTATAGAAGATGCCTATTTACTGGCGCTTTGTTCACCACAAAATCCCACCGGGACTGTTTTTTCGAAAGAAGTATTGATGGATATTTCAAAGTTGGTACTTGAAGAAAATAAACGTCGTAAAGGTGTAAAAAAACCACTCTATATTCTTTATGATCAAATTTATTGGCAATTAACCTTTGGGGGACTCAAACATGAGGATCCTGTACATTTGGTTCCAGAGTTAAGAGATTACGTCATTTACATTGATGGTTTGTCAAAAGTTTATGCGGCAACGGGAGTGCGCGTAGGGTGGAGTTTTGGTCCATTAGAGGTTATTAATAAAATGCGTGCTATATTGTCTCATGTAGGGGCATGGGCGCCTAAGGCTGAACAAATAGCCACAGCACGATTTCTAGAAAATCCAAAAGCAGTAAATGATTATTTGAATTGGTTTAAACCCCAAGTGGAATTGAGGTTAAGACAATTGTTTGAAGGTTTTGACGGGCTCCATAAATTGGGATTGCCGATTGAAGTTATTCCACCGCAAGCAGCCATTTATTTGACCATTAGATTTCCATTAGTTGGAAAAACAACAAAAGAAGGAAAATCATTGAATGTTCAAACGGAGGTAACACAATATATTTTAGATGAGTGTCATGTTGCTATGGTTCCATTTAAAGCTTTCGGAGGAACGGACCAATCTGAATGGTATAGAATATCTGTTGGAACTTTGAAACTGGAAGACATACCAATTATTATTGGGAACATTCGTAAAGGATTAGAACAACTACATTAATTAAAAATAGTAAGCAGTGAATGAAATGAATAAACATCATCATGCTATCATTATGGCTGGTGGAATTGGGAGTCGATTTTGGCCGCTAAGCAGGAATCAAAAACCCAAACAATTTATAGATATTTTAGGAACGGGTAAATCATTGATACAAATGACGTTCGATAGATTATGTCTTTGTGTTCCACAACAAAATATTTGGGTCGTCACGAATCTTGATTATTTCGAATTGGTTAAAGATCAATTACCATTGATAGAAAGCGACCGAATTCTTTGTGAGCCATCACGTAAAAATACTGCGCCATGCATAGCCTTTGCAGCTGCGGTATTAAAAGATTTAGATCCTGAATCATCTATGCTCATTGCTCCTTCTGATCATTTGATTTTAAACGATTTGCAATTTGTTAAAGACATACATGAAGGTTTTCAATTCGTTGAATCAACTCAGGGATTATTGACATTGGGCATTCAAGCATCAAGACCCGATACAGGATATGGTTATATACACTTTAATAACTATGAAAATCAATCGCATGATATTTTTCCAGTGGTTGCATTTGTGGAGAAACCCAATCATAATTTAGCATTACAATATTTAGAAAGCGGCAATTATTTATGGAATAGTGGGATGTTTATTTGGAAAACATCATCCATCATAAGCGCCATGGAAGAATATACTCCAGCAATTAGTGCTTTGTTTTCTGATTTTTCAATGGATCAACTTGAACTTATTTATGATCAGGTAGAATCTATTTCTATTGACTTTGCTGTGATGGAAAAATCCAAAAATGTATATGTTAAAACGGTTGATTTTGGTTGGAGTGATTTGGGTACATGGGGTTCCTTATATCATCTTAGTAAGCAAGATGACAGACAGAATGTAATTCATTCAGATAAGCAATTATTGTATGATGTGAACCAATGCATTATTCATAGTAATACAGATCAACTCATCGTAGTTCAGGGATTAAATGATTATATAATTATAAATACTGCAGATGTGTTGCTCATTTGTGAAAAATCAAATGAACAAAATATTAAACAAATGGTCGCAGATGCAGCAACTCATTTTGGGAAAAACAATTTTTCCTAATCAGAAGATTTTGATTTTTTTATACCATCATTAGGCTCCGTCATGAACATTGAAAAAAATAAATTAAATGTATTTTCCTTAACCATGATTGTGATTAGTCTGGTTATTGGAATGGGAATATTTAGAACGGCCTCTGATGCAGCATTAGCAGCGGGGACACCCGGCATTTTTTTTTGTGCCTGGATTTTTGGTGGGGTTATTGCACTATTTGGTGCACTCAGTTATGCTGAAATTGGCTCCAGGTATCCGATTATTGGTGGGTATTATAAAATATTTTCTTACGCCTTTCATCCATCTTTAGCCTTTGCTTTAAATTGTGTTATTCTTATTTCTAATGCCGCTTCCTTAGCAGGTGTGGCTTTAATTGGCACAGAATATATCGCTCCGGTATTATCTGATCATGCTATTTCGGATCTTGGTAAATCATGGATAGCCATGTCTGCTATTCTAACTTTTTATGGAGTGAATCTTCTGGGTTTGCGAATGAGCTCTAATACACAAAATGTATTGATGATCATTAAAATTGGGATGATACTCATATTAATTTTGTCTTTGTTTTTTATAAATCATTCAGCTGAACAAATTACAGAACAAGCAGTATCCTTGAGTTCCACTTCTATGTTAGGAGCATTTGGTGCGGCATTGGTTTCTGTTTGTTTTACATATGGAGGATATCAACAATCTATAAATTTTGGTGGGGAGGTTAATGACGCTAAAAGAGTTTTACCTCATGGAATCATTGTAGGGATATTCATCGTGATTATTCTTTATCTAACCGTTAATTATGCATATTATAAAATTATAGGTTTTGAAGAATTAAAACATGCGAAAGGTATTGCATCAATTATTGCTGAAAAAATATTTGGACCAATAGGAAAAACAGTTTTTTCTGTTTTGTTATTCACTGCTGTTTTAGCCTATGTCAATGTATTGTTGTTGAGTAATCCCAGGGTGATGTTTGCTATGGCGGATGATGGGATATTGCCAAAAATATTCCAGAAAAGGACTCAAGAGAAAGATGTTTTAATTGTAAGTTTAACAGTATTTACCTTGATTACGATCATTATACTTTTTTTTGCAAATACATTTGACAAAATACTTGGTTTTACGATGTTTCTAGACTCTATTGGAATGGCTACATCTGCTGCGACCTTATTTGTTATCAGAAAAAAAACAGCGCACCTGGACGGAACAGGAATTTATAAAATGAAATTATTTCCAATAGCTACATTAATTTTTATCAGTGCATATTTATTTGTCAGTTTTACGATAATTCGAAATACACCTTGGTTGGCGGGAATTGGGGCTTTAGTTTTTGTAGCATTTCTAGGTTTGTATTTTGTAATTAAAAAATGGAATATTAAATGAAAGACATATCTTATATTTTGAATGAATTGGGTGAGGATCGGGAAGATTATTTTAACGCGATTGCGCCACCCATAGTTCAAACCAGCAATTTTGCATTCAAACGAATTGCAGATCTCAGAGAACGGTTTAAAGATGAGTATGGAGGATATTTATATTCGAGAGGCTTAAATCCAACTGTAGATATTTTACGAAAAAAATTGGCAGCATTGGATGGTGCGGAAGATTGTTTGGTTTTTAATTCTGGAGCCGCTGCTATCTATTCTTCAGTTGTGCCTTTTGTATCTCATGGTGACCACATTATTTCTGTCAGAAAGCCGTATACCTGGGCTCAAAAATTATTTGACTTATGGTTGCCGAAGTTTGGTGTGACGACCACCTATGTTGATGGAAGGACTATTCAAAATATTGAGAACGCCATTCAAACCAATACAAAAATTATTTATTTGGAATCGCCCAATAGTTGGGATTATGCGATCCAGGATTTGAAACGTATTTCTGCACTTGCTAAGTCTAAAAATATTCTTACGGTTGTAGACAATAGTTATTGTACACCGATTTATCAAAAGCCCATTGAATTGGGAATCGATATTTCTATACAATCAGCAACGAAGTATATCGGTGGACATAGTGATGTGGTTGCAGGCGTATTGTGTGGTCCAAAAATATTGTTGAAGAAAATTTTCGATTTGGATTATTTATTGGTGGGCAATGGCATTCAACCATTCAATGCTTGGTTATTGATCCGTGGCATAAGAACGCTCCCAGTTAGATTAGAAGCCATATCCAAGACCACAAGATTAGTTATTGAATATTTAAAATGCCACCCGAAAATTGAAAAAGTGTTGTTTCCTTTGGATCCTGATTTTGATCAATACCTTTTAGCAAGCGAACAAATGCAAGGTGCTTGTGGATTGTTTTCTGTAATTGTAAGAACAGAAAAAGCTGAACACATAGAACGTTTTTGTGAGCAGTTAAAATGTTTTTTTATAGCCGTAAGTTGGGGAGGTTATGAGAGTCTGGTCATACCTAAAGTAGCTGGTATTGAAATAAATTCATTTGATGTTCATCAGGAAGATCATAGGATGATTAGATTTTATGTTGGTTTAGAAAGTGCGGATTATTTGATTAATG harbors:
- a CDS encoding mannose-1-phosphate guanylyltransferase, which gives rise to MNEMNKHHHAIIMAGGIGSRFWPLSRNQKPKQFIDILGTGKSLIQMTFDRLCLCVPQQNIWVVTNLDYFELVKDQLPLIESDRILCEPSRKNTAPCIAFAAAVLKDLDPESSMLIAPSDHLILNDLQFVKDIHEGFQFVESTQGLLTLGIQASRPDTGYGYIHFNNYENQSHDIFPVVAFVEKPNHNLALQYLESGNYLWNSGMFIWKTSSIISAMEEYTPAISALFSDFSMDQLELIYDQVESISIDFAVMEKSKNVYVKTVDFGWSDLGTWGSLYHLSKQDDRQNVIHSDKQLLYDVNQCIIHSNTDQLIVVQGLNDYIIINTADVLLICEKSNEQNIKQMVADAATHFGKNNFS
- a CDS encoding SRPBCC family protein yields the protein MIIKILKWIGIILLSLILISFFLPSKSHVERTAILKAPTAVIHKSIADLHQWPNWSPWIRMDTNIVLEYQNNLVGKGASYSWKSKIVGNGKLEIIEDSPEFIKAKMDFDGMGISFGTYTLKNEGEGTKVTWSMDSEGEGMPFYFKPISKYFNLMMDKMIGPDFEKGLQTLDEYSLQMAKLSSGSVLSVEEMTSKNMILAQMIGTCSPNEIGAKLGEMYGAINEKITPEQIKVVGMPLASYPEFDPTAKLVRVLAMLPVDKKCKSLKESEVYCFEIIGQKLIKAVFQGPYENSKMAYDAIEAYIKEKGYETNGQPYEEYANDPMEVKDPNLFLTNVYWPYK
- a CDS encoding aminotransferase class I/II-fold pyridoxal phosphate-dependent enzyme; the encoded protein is MAENLIPSEIIKLGNEINARKSKGEQIYNLTIGDFDPQLFPIPVDLRDFIIQAYMDGHTNYPAANGVQELRNVLSKTLKEQLDLSYSSEEILISGGSRPLIYAVYQTILDPGDKVIYAVPSWNNNHYCHLNHAAKIELEVGPEQNFMPRAEDIKPFIEDAYLLALCSPQNPTGTVFSKEVLMDISKLVLEENKRRKGVKKPLYILYDQIYWQLTFGGLKHEDPVHLVPELRDYVIYIDGLSKVYAATGVRVGWSFGPLEVINKMRAILSHVGAWAPKAEQIATARFLENPKAVNDYLNWFKPQVELRLRQLFEGFDGLHKLGLPIEVIPPQAAIYLTIRFPLVGKTTKEGKSLNVQTEVTQYILDECHVAMVPFKAFGGTDQSEWYRISVGTLKLEDIPIIIGNIRKGLEQLH
- a CDS encoding amino acid permease is translated as MNIEKNKLNVFSLTMIVISLVIGMGIFRTASDAALAAGTPGIFFCAWIFGGVIALFGALSYAEIGSRYPIIGGYYKIFSYAFHPSLAFALNCVILISNAASLAGVALIGTEYIAPVLSDHAISDLGKSWIAMSAILTFYGVNLLGLRMSSNTQNVLMIIKIGMILILILSLFFINHSAEQITEQAVSLSSTSMLGAFGAALVSVCFTYGGYQQSINFGGEVNDAKRVLPHGIIVGIFIVIILYLTVNYAYYKIIGFEELKHAKGIASIIAEKIFGPIGKTVFSVLLFTAVLAYVNVLLLSNPRVMFAMADDGILPKIFQKRTQEKDVLIVSLTVFTLITIIILFFANTFDKILGFTMFLDSIGMATSAATLFVIRKKTAHLDGTGIYKMKLFPIATLIFISAYLFVSFTIIRNTPWLAGIGALVFVAFLGLYFVIKKWNIK
- a CDS encoding TIGR00730 family Rossman fold protein — protein: MSKKKGDIHFLEGPLNRWEEFKYMLDVFWDLFKGIRGLHFVGPCVTIFGSARFSKEHMYYKITEDLAAEIAKLGFTIMTGGGPGIMEAANKGAREVGGRSVGCNIVLPNEQLPNPYLDRHVDMDYFFTRKTMLIKYSYAFVVMPGGFGTMDEFFEALTLIQTGKITGFPIILFGKSFHRHLVAFIEDLVIKGTIAEKDKDMILVTDDISEAIDHIKKNVVVKSILRPHNLLKPIKWLGES
- a CDS encoding PLP-dependent transferase, with product MKDISYILNELGEDREDYFNAIAPPIVQTSNFAFKRIADLRERFKDEYGGYLYSRGLNPTVDILRKKLAALDGAEDCLVFNSGAAAIYSSVVPFVSHGDHIISVRKPYTWAQKLFDLWLPKFGVTTTYVDGRTIQNIENAIQTNTKIIYLESPNSWDYAIQDLKRISALAKSKNILTVVDNSYCTPIYQKPIELGIDISIQSATKYIGGHSDVVAGVLCGPKILLKKIFDLDYLLVGNGIQPFNAWLLIRGIRTLPVRLEAISKTTRLVIEYLKCHPKIEKVLFPLDPDFDQYLLASEQMQGACGLFSVIVRTEKAEHIERFCEQLKCFFIAVSWGGYESLVIPKVAGIEINSFDVHQEDHRMIRFYVGLESADYLINDLKQALEFL